A genomic window from Terrisporobacter glycolicus ATCC 14880 = DSM 1288 includes:
- the ftsX gene encoding permease-like cell division protein FtsX, whose amino-acid sequence MKIISKVTYSFKQGLKGVFSNKTMSLISVVSVTSVLAILGIVLCIVLNINSFMEKTQNEVNEIRVSLDSKISKDNRVKVKEELEKINGVESVKYQTKDEAFDNMKENFGDEKELLEGVKNPLDDYFIVTIADSQEIKTLANSIEKIKGVIEVQYYEEIMENFITASNTVKQFGGIVIGFLLIVCLVLISNTIKARVYSKKEEIQVIKYIGGSNRFVIAPFIVEGCIIGLFGSLISLGICTGMYKYVVENMQISLNSIVGDMMLPLSSVSYLLVLVLFVTGIIVGILGSGLSVKKYLKV is encoded by the coding sequence ATGAAGATAATATCAAAGGTAACATATAGTTTTAAGCAAGGATTAAAAGGTGTATTTAGTAATAAAACTATGAGCTTAATTTCTGTAGTTTCAGTAACTTCAGTTCTAGCTATACTTGGTATAGTCTTATGTATAGTATTAAATATTAACTCATTTATGGAAAAAACACAAAATGAAGTAAATGAGATAAGAGTATCGCTAGATTCAAAAATAAGCAAAGATAATAGGGTAAAAGTAAAAGAAGAATTAGAAAAAATAAATGGAGTTGAAAGCGTTAAATATCAAACGAAGGATGAAGCTTTTGATAATATGAAGGAAAACTTTGGTGACGAGAAAGAGTTGTTAGAAGGTGTTAAAAATCCTTTAGATGATTATTTTATAGTAACTATTGCTGATTCTCAGGAAATAAAAACTTTGGCAAATAGTATAGAAAAAATAAAAGGTGTTATAGAAGTTCAATACTATGAAGAAATTATGGAAAACTTTATAACAGCATCAAATACAGTAAAACAATTTGGAGGAATTGTAATAGGATTCCTATTAATAGTTTGTCTAGTATTAATATCTAATACAATAAAGGCCAGAGTATATAGCAAAAAAGAAGAAATACAAGTTATAAAATATATAGGTGGTAGCAATAGATTTGTAATAGCTCCATTTATAGTAGAAGGATGTATAATAGGCTTATTTGGTTCTTTAATATCTCTTGGTATATGTACAGGAATGTATAAGTATGTAGTGGAAAATATGCAAATATCTCTAAATTCGATTGTTGGAGATATGATGTTACCTCTTTCAAGTGTATCCTACTTATTAGTTTTAGTATTATTTGTTACAGGAATAATAGTAGGAATATTAGGAAGTGGGTTATCTGTAAAAAAATATTTAAAAGTATAA
- a CDS encoding amidase domain-containing protein: protein MFYEYDRIAAVQYARQWALSRNPKFQDYEDWGGNCTNYISQCVNAGGVPMDHYGDNIMKQWYWYSDKKRTPSWTAAQPFFEYFTKNNNDNTDNFGVYAAEAGYDEMELGDIVQLIKDGKAYHTMIITGILLNGDKVNDYLESQNTYDLLDYPLSLKVGERRYLKIFGYYM from the coding sequence ATGTTTTATGAATATGATAGAATAGCTGCTGTTCAGTATGCAAGACAATGGGCCCTTAGCAGAAATCCTAAATTTCAAGATTATGAAGATTGGGGAGGTAATTGTACCAACTATATTTCTCAATGTGTAAATGCAGGAGGAGTTCCCATGGACCACTATGGTGACAATATTATGAAACAGTGGTATTGGTATAGCGATAAAAAGAGAACACCTAGTTGGACGGCTGCACAGCCATTTTTTGAGTATTTTACTAAAAATAACAATGATAATACAGATAATTTTGGAGTGTATGCAGCAGAAGCAGGGTATGATGAAATGGAGTTAGGTGATATTGTTCAATTAATAAAAGATGGGAAAGCATACCATACAATGATAATAACGGGAATATTACTTAACGGAGATAAGGTTAATGATTATCTTGAAAGCCAAAATACTTATGATTTATTAGATTATCCTCTGAGTTTGAAAGTTGGAGAAAGACGATATTTAAAAATATTTGGGTATTATATGTGA
- a CDS encoding tRNA 2-thiocytidine(32) synthetase TtcA, producing MSELAGNGCQIIVPFDERKPLKEIEKSILKKYRKYTWSKFIKAIKDYKLVEEGDKVAVAISGGKDSLLMAKMFQELKRHGQVNFELEFIAMDPGYHKDIRQLLIDNCEYLEIPIKLFDANIFEVADEIASDYPCYMCARMRRGALYNKAEELGCNKLALGHHFDDVIETTMLNLLCAGNFKTMLPKLNSTNFDGIQIIRPLYYIREESIIKFIQNSGIWPLNCACMVAAKKTGNKRYEIKDLIKSLGDNFQEVEKSIFKSAQNVYLDSVLGWEQDGKRHSFLDKFEDEE from the coding sequence ATGAGTGAATTAGCAGGAAATGGCTGTCAAATAATAGTACCTTTTGATGAGCGTAAACCTTTAAAAGAAATCGAAAAAAGCATATTAAAAAAATATAGAAAATACACTTGGTCTAAATTTATAAAAGCAATAAAAGATTATAAATTAGTTGAAGAAGGAGATAAAGTAGCTGTAGCAATATCTGGTGGAAAAGATAGTTTGCTTATGGCAAAAATGTTTCAAGAATTAAAAAGGCACGGACAAGTAAACTTTGAATTGGAATTTATAGCAATGGACCCAGGATATCATAAAGATATAAGACAATTACTAATTGATAATTGTGAGTACTTAGAGATACCAATCAAATTATTTGATGCAAATATATTTGAAGTTGCAGATGAAATAGCAAGTGATTATCCTTGCTATATGTGTGCAAGAATGAGAAGAGGGGCCTTATACAATAAAGCTGAAGAATTAGGGTGTAATAAACTTGCACTAGGTCATCATTTTGATGATGTTATAGAAACGACAATGCTTAACTTATTATGTGCTGGGAACTTTAAAACAATGCTTCCAAAGCTTAATTCAACAAACTTTGATGGAATACAAATAATAAGACCTCTTTATTATATAAGAGAAGAAAGTATTATAAAATTCATTCAAAATAGCGGAATATGGCCACTTAATTGTGCTTGTATGGTTGCGGCTAAAAAAACAGGTAATAAAAGATATGAAATTAAAGACTTAATTAAATCCTTAGGGGACAACTTTCAAGAAGTTGAAAAATCAATATTTAAATCGGCTCAAAATGTATATTTAGATTCAGTGTTAGGCTGGGAACAAGATGGAAAAAGGCATTCTTTCTTAGATAAATTCGAGGATGAAGAATAA
- a CDS encoding N-acetylmuramoyl-L-alanine amidase family protein, which translates to MARQNKKRKHGKKRTKVNKRKLILVTVGLLIIVFGLLKALQTVFSGLSVAKENVGSLITAVFGVGEDTSKVNKEKQFDLKEEGTTEKKKYVVYIDVGHGGTDVGYKTNNGVLEKDIDLQISKLVSSRLSSQGDISVVVSRNTDTTLSNSERVEDANKQNADLFVSIHMTGNEDNKAEGVQTFYRVGANDASDELATLIQKSVSAYVDLKDRGVTPFTFDVLQGNNMPAILIQCGFLSNPKEEKKLMNPEFQKNLAEGIYQGILSFLDTQG; encoded by the coding sequence ATGGCAAGACAAAACAAAAAAAGAAAACATGGCAAAAAAAGAACTAAAGTAAATAAAAGAAAATTGATTCTTGTAACTGTAGGACTATTAATAATAGTATTTGGTTTATTAAAAGCTTTACAAACTGTATTTTCAGGTCTATCTGTGGCAAAAGAAAATGTAGGGTCTCTTATTACAGCAGTATTTGGAGTTGGTGAAGATACTAGCAAAGTAAACAAAGAAAAACAATTTGATTTGAAAGAAGAAGGTACTACAGAAAAGAAGAAATATGTAGTATACATTGATGTAGGTCATGGTGGAACAGACGTAGGATACAAAACAAATAATGGAGTTTTAGAAAAGGATATTGATTTGCAAATAAGTAAATTAGTATCATCAAGATTATCTTCTCAAGGTGATATTAGTGTGGTTGTGTCACGAAATACAGACACTACATTATCTAATAGCGAAAGAGTAGAAGATGCAAATAAGCAAAACGCTGATCTTTTTGTATCAATTCATATGACTGGTAATGAAGACAATAAAGCAGAAGGCGTTCAAACATTTTATAGAGTTGGAGCGAATGATGCTTCGGATGAACTTGCAACACTGATACAAAAGTCTGTTTCAGCATATGTAGACTTAAAAGATAGAGGAGTTACACCTTTTACATTTGATGTATTACAAGGTAATAATATGCCAGCAATACTAATACAGTGTGGCTTTTTAAGTAATCCTAAAGAAGAAAAAAAATTAATGAATCCTGAGTTTCAAAAAAACTTAGCAGAAGGGATATATCAAGGTATTTTATCTTTTTTAGATACTCAAGGATAA
- a CDS encoding manganese catalase family protein, whose amino-acid sequence MWIYEKALQFPVNLQCKDLQMAKYIYTQLGGPNGELGAALRYLQQRYTMPTGKTIGLLTDIGTEELAHVEMISAMVYQLTDGATPEEMKKYGLGSNYAQNGYGIFPADSNGVPFSTSTIAVMSDPVTDLHEDMAAEQKALATYYQLINLTDDVDIKDTLRFLAQREITHYQRFGEALMDVYEYNDCKKIF is encoded by the coding sequence ATGTGGATATATGAAAAGGCGTTACAATTTCCAGTAAATCTACAGTGTAAAGATTTACAGATGGCTAAATATATTTATACACAACTTGGGGGACCTAATGGAGAGTTGGGAGCTGCACTTAGATATTTACAACAAAGATATACTATGCCTACGGGAAAAACAATTGGATTATTAACTGATATAGGTACAGAAGAACTTGCTCATGTAGAAATGATATCTGCTATGGTTTACCAATTAACTGATGGCGCTACTCCAGAAGAAATGAAAAAATATGGCCTAGGTAGCAATTATGCTCAAAATGGTTATGGGATTTTTCCTGCAGATTCTAATGGCGTTCCTTTTAGCACTTCTACGATAGCTGTTATGAGTGACCCTGTTACAGATTTACACGAAGATATGGCCGCTGAACAAAAAGCTCTTGCTACTTATTATCAGTTAATAAACTTAACTGATGATGTTGACATTAAAGATACTCTTAGATTCTTAGCACAAAGAGAAATTACTCATTATCAAAGATTTGGAGAAGCTTTAATGGATGTTTATGAATACAACGATTGTAAAAAAATATTTTAA
- the ftsE gene encoding cell division ATP-binding protein FtsE — translation MIKFTKVEKQYSDGNKCLQDINLTIDKGEFIFLVGHSGAGKSSLLKLITREEKVTDGTIIVNNENITNIKNLMLHKYRRNIGIVFQDYRLIKEKTVYENVELALRVVGENPKNIRNKVMEVLERVGIAHKYKKYPDELSGGECQRVGIARALVNKPSIIIADECTGNLDMDNSISIMKLLEEINKRGITVIMATHNLELVREFPRRIVKIEGGKIIYDTKRCE, via the coding sequence ATGATTAAATTTACAAAAGTAGAGAAGCAATACTCAGACGGAAATAAATGTCTTCAAGATATAAATCTTACAATAGATAAAGGAGAGTTTATTTTTTTAGTAGGACATTCAGGGGCGGGAAAATCAAGCCTTCTAAAATTAATAACTAGAGAAGAAAAAGTTACAGATGGGACAATTATAGTTAATAACGAAAACATAACTAATATAAAAAATTTAATGCTACACAAATACAGAAGAAATATAGGAATAGTTTTTCAAGATTATAGATTAATTAAAGAAAAAACTGTATATGAAAATGTAGAATTAGCACTTAGAGTAGTAGGAGAAAATCCTAAGAATATAAGGAATAAAGTTATGGAAGTTTTAGAAAGGGTAGGAATAGCTCATAAATATAAAAAATATCCAGATGAATTATCAGGTGGTGAGTGTCAAAGGGTTGGTATAGCAAGGGCATTAGTAAATAAACCTTCTATTATAATTGCCGATGAGTGTACAGGAAACCTAGATATGGATAATTCTATTTCTATAATGAAGCTACTAGAGGAAATAAATAAAAGAGGAATTACTGTAATCATGGCTACTCATAACTTGGAGCTAGTGAGAGAATTTCCTAGAAGAATTGTTAAAATTGAAGGTGGCAAAATAATTTATGACACAAAGAGGTGCGAATAA
- a CDS encoding 3'-5' exonuclease produces the protein MKKIYMDFEMNMPSSKSKREGFKAEIIAIGAIKYDTKSGKIDKFKSLIKPVTNQEVFPHIEELTHITTKDLETAPTYENVMRNFKSWLGIYSDIEGIYTFGNLDLTCFNYTDRLSSQKNNHPRFLNNIRNLFVDIKDKYINYGMKCMNYVSLKNLLEYANVKFCGDAHDPLYDAYNLYILDKVLEENDKIRNLLIIHDFLKPPFTVLNEDLENRFEEYRQYLYNQNGEFDIYCISLEIIKTIKLYLSSIKEINVHEIDIIRDVSKKLESLDKLKDIKEGYFYVLDNLYLDMKELLDDALLYKLNQQEYEEEVNNIIDLFNEDLEVENITEVATDIT, from the coding sequence TTGAAGAAAATTTACATGGATTTTGAAATGAATATGCCAAGTTCCAAAAGTAAGAGGGAGGGGTTTAAAGCAGAAATCATAGCAATAGGTGCCATTAAATATGATACTAAAAGTGGAAAAATAGATAAGTTTAAATCTTTAATCAAACCAGTAACTAATCAAGAAGTATTTCCTCATATTGAGGAACTTACCCACATTACAACTAAAGATTTGGAAACTGCTCCAACTTATGAAAATGTTATGAGAAATTTTAAATCATGGCTTGGTATATATTCAGATATTGAAGGAATTTATACTTTTGGAAATTTAGATTTAACGTGTTTTAATTATACAGATAGATTAAGCTCTCAAAAAAATAATCATCCAAGATTTTTAAACAATATAAGAAATTTGTTTGTAGACATTAAAGATAAGTATATAAATTATGGGATGAAGTGTATGAACTATGTATCATTAAAAAATCTTTTAGAATATGCAAATGTAAAGTTTTGTGGGGATGCACATGATCCATTGTATGATGCATATAATTTATATATATTAGATAAAGTCTTAGAAGAAAATGATAAAATAAGAAATTTATTAATAATACACGATTTTTTAAAACCACCATTCACGGTCTTAAATGAAGATTTGGAAAATAGATTCGAAGAATATAGACAGTATTTATATAATCAAAATGGGGAATTTGATATTTACTGTATATCTTTAGAAATTATTAAAACTATTAAACTATATTTATCATCTATAAAGGAAATAAATGTGCATGAAATAGATATTATTAGAGATGTAAGTAAAAAACTAGAATCACTGGATAAATTAAAAGATATAAAAGAAGGTTATTTTTATGTTTTAGATAATTTGTATCTGGATATGAAAGAATTATTAGATGATGCTCTTTTATATAAATTAAATCAACAAGAATACGAGGAAGAAGTTAATAATATAATTGATTTATTTAATGAAGATTTAGAAGTAGAAAATATAACTGAAGTAGCAACAGATATAACGTAA
- a CDS encoding spore coat associated protein CotJA has protein sequence MENTSRGVSQNCGNCLARPYVNDQVLTKIYNLECALKYGTIFPELNLFNSEMYNPALYSSPKKRGGRR, from the coding sequence ATGGAAAATACATCTAGAGGAGTTTCGCAAAACTGTGGTAACTGCTTAGCTAGACCATATGTAAATGATCAAGTGCTTACAAAAATATACAATCTTGAATGTGCACTTAAATACGGTACTATTTTTCCAGAATTAAACTTATTTAATTCTGAAATGTATAATCCTGCATTATATTCATCACCTAAAAAAAGAGGAGGTAGAAGATAA
- a CDS encoding 3'-5' exonuclease yields MQEYVVVDLETTGLDPYRGCEIIEIGITEIKNNQIARNYSRLVKPDAIIPSFITEITGITNKMVENEEGIETVLPRFRKFLSDRVMIAHNAKFDLKFLNYYLQKYNLEPIDNHICTLEMLKECKSYKGKNKKLETACNYYNIINENAHRADSDTKATAELFLIIKDEVFPEPI; encoded by the coding sequence ATGCAAGAATATGTGGTAGTAGACTTAGAAACTACAGGACTAGACCCATATAGAGGTTGTGAAATAATAGAAATAGGTATAACAGAAATAAAAAATAATCAAATAGCAAGAAATTATTCAAGATTAGTAAAGCCGGATGCAATTATACCTTCTTTTATAACAGAAATAACTGGTATAACAAATAAAATGGTAGAAAATGAAGAAGGCATAGAAACTGTTTTACCGAGATTTAGAAAATTCTTAAGCGATAGAGTTATGATAGCGCATAATGCCAAATTTGATTTGAAGTTTTTAAATTATTATTTGCAAAAATATAATTTAGAACCTATAGACAATCATATATGTACCCTAGAAATGCTTAAAGAATGTAAATCATATAAAGGAAAAAATAAAAAACTGGAAACTGCATGTAATTATTACAATATTATTAATGAAAATGCTCATAGAGCTGATAGCGATACTAAGGCTACAGCAGAGTTGTTCTTAATAATAAAAGATGAAGTATTTCCAGAACCTATATAA
- a CDS encoding C40 family peptidase — protein sequence MVFNKNKKAISKAMAMGILTTSMMPVVALNENVEAKEVTSTNQQKKVTKVVEVTCSALNVRKGPSKDYSIAGTVTKGTQLKYISKSGNGWYKVEYKGTTRYISNNYSKLKTISGTSNENKDTIKKVGKVTCSALNVRKGPGTNYGVKKTIKKGSVVGVIKSYSNGWSKVKISKSSTGYVSSENMKTYSGDSGDIKVTYTKPSTSSTTNKKIDTVVSTVKAQVGKPYVYGAAGPNSFDCSGLTYYSYKKSGVYLNRSSRDQASNGKHVSKSNLKPGDLIFFNSGTNSIRHVGMYVGNNKFVHSPSPGKTVRYESLSTSYYVKGYVTARRIID from the coding sequence ATGGTTTTTAATAAAAATAAGAAGGCAATTTCAAAAGCAATGGCGATGGGGATACTTACTACAAGTATGATGCCTGTAGTTGCTTTAAATGAAAATGTGGAAGCAAAAGAAGTTACATCTACAAATCAACAAAAGAAAGTAACTAAAGTTGTAGAAGTAACATGTTCTGCTCTTAATGTTAGAAAAGGTCCAAGTAAGGATTATTCTATAGCTGGTACAGTAACAAAAGGAACGCAACTTAAATACATTTCTAAAAGCGGTAATGGTTGGTATAAAGTTGAATATAAAGGTACTACTAGATATATTAGCAATAATTACTCAAAATTGAAAACTATATCAGGAACATCAAATGAAAATAAGGACACTATAAAGAAAGTAGGAAAGGTAACATGTTCTGCTCTTAATGTTAGAAAAGGTCCTGGAACAAATTATGGTGTTAAAAAAACAATAAAAAAAGGTAGTGTTGTAGGAGTAATAAAATCATACAGCAATGGATGGTCTAAGGTAAAAATATCTAAATCTTCAACAGGATATGTATCTTCTGAAAATATGAAAACATATTCAGGAGATTCTGGTGATATTAAAGTAACATATACTAAACCTTCTACATCATCAACAACTAACAAAAAGATTGATACAGTAGTATCTACAGTAAAAGCACAAGTAGGCAAACCTTATGTATATGGAGCAGCAGGGCCAAATTCTTTTGATTGTTCTGGACTTACATATTACTCTTATAAAAAATCAGGAGTTTATTTGAATAGAAGTTCTAGGGATCAAGCATCAAATGGAAAGCATGTTAGCAAGAGTAATTTAAAACCAGGAGATCTAATATTCTTTAATAGCGGTACAAATAGTATACGTCATGTAGGTATGTATGTGGGAAATAATAAATTTGTTCACTCGCCAAGCCCAGGAAAAACAGTAAGATATGAAAGTTTATCAACTTCATATTATGTAAAAGGATATGTAACGGCAAGAAGAATAATTGATTAA
- a CDS encoding murein hydrolase activator EnvC family protein: protein MKKIISTALICSMLFSAGSTIYANAENTESKLKSNQDKQDELDVKIKNLNDRKEKVEEKINQANKKIETINNESKKLKEDIKKLEKDIDSNEESLGDRLKVINNNYTLGYLKVILSSNSISDFLNNVYIVQEVVAQDKQMLKDLESDKSEIEEKKITLDKNKEEAKVIKDELVKDKESLEEDKAELKKLKNELVNEEEALEEKLQKIAAENAAASSESNTNKSDSNKSDSSNSNAVISNGSWPVPGYSTISSPFGYRVHPVLGVSKLHTGIDIPAPTGTPAVAVDSGTVIYSGVQGTYGNTVMIRHDNGLVSLYAHNSSLVVKVGDKVKKGQVVTKIGSTGRSTGPHLHFEIRVNGTPQNPLNYL from the coding sequence ATGAAGAAAATAATATCAACAGCTTTAATTTGCTCAATGCTATTTTCAGCTGGTAGTACAATATATGCCAATGCTGAAAATACAGAAAGTAAGTTAAAGTCTAATCAAGACAAGCAAGATGAATTAGATGTAAAGATAAAAAATTTAAATGATAGGAAAGAAAAAGTAGAAGAAAAAATTAATCAAGCAAATAAAAAGATAGAAACAATAAATAATGAATCAAAAAAATTAAAAGAAGATATTAAGAAGCTAGAAAAAGATATAGACTCAAATGAAGAAAGCTTAGGAGACCGATTAAAAGTTATAAACAATAACTATACATTAGGTTATTTAAAGGTTATACTAAGTAGTAATTCTATTTCTGACTTTTTAAATAATGTGTATATAGTGCAAGAAGTTGTAGCACAAGATAAACAAATGCTAAAAGATTTAGAATCTGATAAAAGTGAAATAGAAGAGAAGAAAATAACATTAGATAAGAACAAAGAAGAAGCAAAAGTAATTAAAGATGAGTTAGTTAAAGATAAAGAGAGCTTAGAGGAAGATAAAGCAGAGCTGAAAAAATTAAAAAACGAATTAGTTAATGAAGAGGAAGCATTAGAAGAAAAGCTACAAAAAATAGCAGCAGAAAATGCTGCAGCTTCTAGTGAATCAAATACAAATAAATCAGATTCAAACAAATCAGATTCAAGTAATTCAAATGCTGTAATATCAAATGGGTCATGGCCAGTACCTGGATATAGTACAATATCTTCGCCTTTTGGATATAGAGTACATCCTGTACTAGGTGTAAGTAAATTACATACAGGAATAGATATACCAGCACCTACAGGAACTCCAGCAGTAGCTGTTGATAGTGGAACAGTAATTTATTCAGGTGTTCAAGGAACTTATGGAAATACAGTAATGATAAGACATGACAATGGCTTAGTGTCACTTTATGCTCATAATAGTTCTTTAGTAGTTAAAGTAGGAGATAAAGTTAAAAAAGGACAAGTTGTTACTAAAATAGGATCAACAGGCAGATCAACAGGGCCACATTTACACTTTGAAATTAGAGTAAATGGAACTCCTCAAAACCCATTAAATTACTTATAA
- a CDS encoding DUF3298 domain-containing protein, giving the protein MVVIAKELLQYEKDYIKYYINFPKIYYKQENDKDYIKNEMIESVNQIIFEDIMTFMDVVEDTYNVSSEEYTHINSITEFQVGYLSKDIISLAIEFSQLAGFYDISCLKGYNFDFKLKKDIILKDLFKENVDYIKILKKYILIQAKILISELQKYEEDNLYQMGEENICLDEENIFYFTQEHLILPFSSCEIDKEILNLIEFKIPFNKIYNYLSEYAVKNIVKKIVL; this is encoded by the coding sequence ATGGTTGTAATTGCAAAAGAACTTCTACAATATGAGAAAGATTATATTAAATACTATATAAACTTTCCGAAAATATATTATAAACAAGAGAATGACAAAGATTATATAAAAAATGAAATGATAGAAAGTGTAAATCAAATTATATTTGAAGACATAATGACTTTTATGGATGTAGTTGAGGACACATATAATGTAAGTAGTGAAGAGTATACTCATATTAATAGCATTACAGAATTTCAAGTTGGATATTTATCAAAAGATATAATAAGTTTGGCTATTGAATTTTCGCAACTGGCAGGATTTTATGATATAAGTTGTTTGAAAGGCTATAATTTTGATTTTAAATTAAAAAAAGATATTATCTTAAAAGATTTATTTAAGGAAAATGTAGACTATATAAAAATACTTAAAAAATATATATTAATTCAAGCTAAAATACTAATTTCAGAATTACAAAAATATGAAGAAGATAATTTATATCAAATGGGTGAAGAGAATATTTGCTTAGATGAAGAAAATATATTTTATTTTACTCAAGAGCATTTAATATTGCCTTTTTCTTCTTGTGAAATAGATAAAGAAATTTTGAACTTAATCGAATTTAAAATACCTTTTAATAAAATTTATAATTATCTCAGTGAATATGCTGTAAAAAATATTGTGAAAAAAATAGTGCTTTAG
- a CDS encoding S8 family peptidase, translated as MKNQNDDYKVKLIPFIMNRGVKNIGKTPYGVAMIQAKNMWSESSRGEGINIAVIDSGCDINHESLKDNIVFVRNFTDEDKKNPNIVIDRVGHGTHVAGIIASNGNNNTVVGVAPWANLYILKAIDRTGSGKVSWVINAINYAVDKKVDIISMSLGMPNDDPKLEKAIKHAVNNNILVVCAAGNEGDGNAGDFEYSYPASYVDVISVGAVDKKGVPASFSNANLVVDLVAPGVDIVSTYPNNQFASLSGTSMAAPHVSGSLALLKNWSHEEFQRDLTQEEIYAQLIKYTKNLGYPRTVQGNGLIYLKDKK; from the coding sequence ATGAAAAACCAAAATGATGATTATAAAGTAAAACTTATTCCTTTTATTATGAATAGAGGAGTAAAAAATATAGGAAAAACACCTTATGGAGTAGCTATGATTCAAGCAAAAAATATGTGGAGTGAATCTAGTAGGGGTGAAGGTATAAATATTGCGGTAATAGACTCAGGTTGCGATATTAATCATGAAAGTTTAAAGGACAATATTGTATTTGTTAGAAATTTTACCGATGAAGATAAGAAAAATCCTAATATAGTAATTGATAGAGTTGGTCATGGTACTCATGTGGCAGGAATTATAGCTTCAAATGGAAATAATAATACAGTAGTAGGAGTAGCTCCATGGGCTAATTTATACATTTTAAAAGCTATTGATAGGACTGGAAGTGGAAAAGTAAGCTGGGTAATTAATGCTATAAATTATGCAGTAGATAAGAAAGTTGATATTATATCAATGTCTCTTGGTATGCCAAACGATGATCCTAAGCTTGAAAAAGCAATAAAACATGCTGTTAATAATAATATATTAGTAGTATGCGCTGCTGGTAATGAAGGTGATGGAAATGCAGGTGATTTTGAATACTCATATCCAGCATCTTATGTAGATGTAATATCAGTGGGGGCTGTAGATAAAAAAGGTGTTCCTGCTAGCTTTTCAAATGCTAATTTAGTAGTAGATTTGGTAGCTCCAGGGGTAGATATAGTATCTACTTATCCTAACAATCAATTTGCAAGCTTAAGTGGAACAAGTATGGCAGCACCTCATGTTAGTGGAAGTTTAGCATTACTTAAAAATTGGTCTCATGAAGAATTTCAAAGAGACTTAACTCAAGAAGAGATTTACGCACAACTTATAAAGTATACAAAAAATTTAGGATACCCTAGAACAGTGCAAGGTAATGGATTGATTTATTTAAAAGATAAAAAATAA
- a CDS encoding spore coat protein CotJB gives MTNMSRAEQMLKVQELCFACLDLNLYLDNNPTDKNAICLYNSLGQQFEQAVKAYEKKFGPLMNFGHSSSSCPFGWIDEPWPWQREYYN, from the coding sequence ATGACAAACATGAGTAGAGCTGAACAAATGCTTAAAGTCCAAGAGCTTTGTTTCGCATGTTTAGACTTAAATTTATATTTAGATAATAATCCTACAGATAAAAATGCTATATGTTTATATAATTCACTAGGACAACAGTTTGAACAAGCAGTAAAGGCATATGAAAAAAAATTTGGACCTTTAATGAATTTTGGTCATAGTAGTAGTTCTTGTCCTTTTGGGTGGATAGATGAACCTTGGCCATGGCAAAGAGAATATTATAATTAA